In Archangium violaceum, the following are encoded in one genomic region:
- a CDS encoding porin → MRTTNLVATLAAMLLGASGVAHGAEVLRTDNARMDVGGRLQLLGFGQKLEDGQRSDERLYLFLKQGRLSLSGNVDAWRYRVMIAMGGEDEIKAPTPGISLGLLDMYVDVPLSFLGNTYVRVGQFKVPYGRERLTDSGSLLFADRSIQNMAFRVGRDVGAAFYTQLGPAVAGLGIFTGGGRDIPERYLPQTLGTPMVVLRAGFDGGLGEDVFATRMTQDVPDKAQLAFFVNGLYVKDSLVGHSTVFNTKPAEKSLLLNGNWNPFVGQAPYNLGKLWQVGADIAMRAPAGPGVLSAEVEGNFGVYQNDYGDLRVPGGRAQVAYQWKPVEVALRYAFIRPDDRFAVGEAPITGTRAIQEVTPSLTYSFKGFNAKIIMDLPILLGTPVIFEESVGSYLLLEQPDQTALLKKGAPISRQNVVEGRLLVQASF, encoded by the coding sequence ATGAGAACCACCAACCTCGTAGCAACCCTCGCCGCGATGCTCCTGGGAGCGTCTGGCGTTGCGCACGGCGCGGAAGTCCTCCGGACGGACAACGCGCGGATGGACGTGGGCGGCAGGCTGCAACTCCTGGGCTTCGGCCAGAAGCTCGAGGATGGGCAGCGCAGCGACGAGCGGCTCTACCTGTTCCTCAAGCAGGGTCGGCTCAGCCTCTCGGGCAACGTCGATGCGTGGCGGTACAGGGTGATGATCGCGATGGGTGGCGAGGATGAGATCAAGGCCCCCACGCCGGGAATCTCGCTGGGCCTGCTGGACATGTACGTGGATGTTCCGCTGAGCTTCCTCGGCAACACCTACGTGAGGGTGGGCCAGTTCAAGGTGCCCTACGGCCGTGAGCGGCTCACCGACTCGGGCTCGCTGCTCTTCGCGGACCGCTCCATCCAGAACATGGCCTTCCGCGTGGGCCGGGACGTGGGCGCGGCCTTCTACACCCAGCTGGGCCCCGCGGTGGCGGGCCTCGGCATCTTCACGGGCGGAGGCAGGGACATCCCCGAGCGGTACCTGCCGCAGACGCTCGGCACCCCGATGGTGGTGCTCCGCGCGGGCTTCGACGGCGGGCTCGGCGAGGACGTCTTCGCGACGCGGATGACCCAGGACGTGCCCGACAAGGCTCAGCTGGCCTTCTTCGTCAACGGCCTCTACGTGAAGGACTCGCTGGTGGGCCACTCGACGGTGTTCAACACCAAGCCCGCGGAGAAGTCGCTCCTGCTGAACGGAAACTGGAACCCGTTCGTCGGTCAGGCGCCCTACAACCTGGGCAAGCTGTGGCAGGTCGGTGCCGACATCGCGATGCGCGCTCCCGCGGGCCCGGGCGTCCTCTCGGCGGAGGTGGAGGGCAACTTCGGCGTCTACCAGAATGACTACGGAGACCTGCGCGTCCCGGGCGGCCGGGCCCAGGTGGCGTACCAGTGGAAGCCCGTGGAGGTCGCGCTCCGGTATGCCTTCATCCGGCCAGACGACCGCTTCGCCGTGGGTGAGGCGCCCATCACCGGCACGCGCGCCATCCAGGAGGTGACACCCTCGCTGACCTACAGCTTCAAGGGCTTCAACGCGAAGATCATCATGGACCTGCCCATCCTGCTGGGGACTCCGGTCATCTTCGAGGAGTCGGTGGGCTCGTATCTCCTGCTGGAGCAGCCGGACCAGACGGCGCTGCTGAAGAAGGGCGCGCCCATCTCGAGGCAGAACGTCGTCGAGGGACGGTTGTTGGTCCAGGCGAGCTTCTGA